Proteins encoded by one window of uncultured Bacteroides sp.:
- a CDS encoding UpxY family transcription antiterminator, with amino-acid sequence MDIEKKDPRWYAVYTAPRAEKKVRERFLQSGIEHYLPVQIVTRKWHDRLKKVEQPVLSGYIFVRIVPQEAKQVLMTYGAIAFVREQSHPAPIPDEQIERLRKMVEQSDEEVEFSSSDLAPGTPVRITRGELSGLIGELVETKGKFKVAIRLSGLGCALTTVSTSCLEKL; translated from the coding sequence ATGGATATAGAGAAAAAAGACCCACGTTGGTATGCCGTTTACACGGCTCCCCGAGCTGAGAAAAAGGTAAGAGAGCGCTTTTTGCAGTCAGGAATTGAGCATTATCTGCCGGTTCAGATTGTGACCCGTAAGTGGCATGATCGTCTCAAGAAAGTTGAGCAGCCTGTGCTTTCCGGCTATATCTTTGTCCGTATCGTTCCCCAGGAGGCCAAGCAGGTGCTCATGACCTATGGAGCCATCGCCTTTGTGCGCGAACAGTCTCATCCAGCTCCCATTCCCGATGAGCAGATTGAGCGTCTCCGCAAAATGGTGGAACAGTCTGATGAAGAGGTGGAATTCAGCTCTTCCGATCTTGCTCCCGGCACCCCTGTACGCATCACCCGTGGTGAACTCTCTGGTCTCATTGGCGAACTGGTTGAGACAAAAGGCAAGTTCAAAGTTGCCATTCGTCTCTCAGGGCTTGGTTGTGCGCTTACTACAGTTAGTACAAGCTGTTTGGAAAAGCTTTGA
- a CDS encoding undecaprenyl-phosphate glucose phosphotransferase, giving the protein MRKDEFYQSKVKQFNDDSLPIKFIVLTGDLLLLTGIIVMLYNLFTVFEPQAKLKTPLLTLVVIGILCYIPCIMRVPIIVHYRFVQLSRVLRRTTILCLYFALFNLSVLTLTHLLPDSRTFLLSCYILLFLVIVAWRIMSRKLIRAVRAHNCNTKSVLFVGCSSNNYELYYEMNQSPDSGYRVLGFVGGNPGADFPKTATYLGDLKFLHNFLDSEHPEQVFCSLPSEKHEQIIRLINYCENNLIRFYSVPNVRRYLKRKMNMELFGDVPVLYVRNEPLNYPMNRVLKRGFDFLCSTLFLCTLYPIIYIIIGTLIKITSPGPIYFRQLRSGENGKEFWCYKFRSMKVNKDSDKVQATKDDPRKTRFGDFLRKSNLDEFPQFINVWKGEMSMVGPRPHMLKHTDEYSQLINKYMVRHFAKPGVTGWAQVTGYRGETRELSQMEGRVIRDIWYIENWSFMLDLRIIFLTVYNVVKGDKCAY; this is encoded by the coding sequence ATGAGAAAAGACGAATTTTATCAATCCAAAGTAAAGCAATTTAATGACGACTCGTTGCCCATTAAATTTATAGTCCTTACCGGTGACTTACTTCTTTTAACCGGCATCATTGTAATGCTGTATAACCTCTTTACAGTATTTGAACCCCAGGCAAAGCTTAAAACCCCACTACTTACACTGGTAGTAATAGGCATACTCTGTTACATTCCTTGCATCATGCGTGTTCCTATCATTGTGCACTATCGGTTTGTGCAACTCAGCCGTGTTCTCCGGCGCACCACCATTTTGTGTCTCTATTTTGCACTGTTCAACTTATCAGTGCTCACATTGACCCATTTATTACCCGATTCCCGGACATTCCTTCTGTCTTGCTACATCCTCCTTTTTCTTGTTATAGTAGCCTGGCGCATCATGTCCCGCAAATTGATCCGTGCAGTCCGTGCCCATAACTGCAACACCAAGAGCGTACTCTTCGTGGGGTGCAGCAGCAATAATTATGAACTCTATTATGAAATGAATCAAAGCCCCGATAGCGGTTACCGTGTGCTGGGTTTTGTGGGTGGCAATCCCGGAGCCGATTTTCCAAAGACCGCCACCTATCTAGGCGATCTGAAATTCCTGCACAATTTTCTCGATAGTGAACACCCCGAGCAAGTATTCTGTAGCCTCCCTTCCGAGAAACACGAACAGATTATCCGCCTTATCAACTATTGCGAGAACAACCTTATCCGCTTCTATAGCGTGCCCAATGTGCGTCGTTACCTGAAGCGTAAAATGAATATGGAACTTTTTGGAGATGTCCCAGTGCTCTATGTGCGCAATGAACCCCTCAATTACCCTATGAACCGTGTGTTGAAACGCGGGTTCGATTTCCTTTGTTCCACCCTTTTCCTCTGCACCCTCTATCCCATCATATATATTATAATAGGAACCCTTATCAAAATCACCTCTCCCGGCCCCATTTACTTCAGGCAGTTACGTAGTGGTGAGAACGGCAAAGAGTTCTGGTGCTATAAGTTTCGTTCTATGAAAGTGAACAAAGACAGTGACAAAGTACAGGCCACTAAGGACGATCCCCGTAAAACCCGCTTTGGCGATTTCCTTCGAAAGAGTAACCTCGACGAGTTTCCTCAGTTTATCAACGTATGGAAAGGCGAGATGTCTATGGTAGGCCCACGCCCCCACATGCTGAAGCATACCGACGAATATTCCCAGTTGATCAATAAATATATGGTGCGCCATTTTGCCAAACCCGGAGTAACCGGCTGGGCACAGGTAACCGGCTATCGTGGCGAGACTCGTGAACTGAGCCAAATGGAAGGCCGTGTTATTCGTGATATTTGGTATATTGAGAATTGGTCTTTTATGCTGGATTTGAGGATTATCTTTTTGACGGTGTATAATGTAGTTAAGGGGGATAAGTGTGCTTATTAA
- a CDS encoding polysaccharide biosynthesis/export family protein, which produces MKNVTLRQKALQLLLFLFSATLLFSCRSGKNVTYLQGVETLSQAQLQKNASQFSAIIKPNDLLRIIVSGAEDADTYIPFNLTVATPSSEGSTYATIVLQNYLVDQQGTINFPVLGRIRVTGSTTGMVKQFITDKLKSYFKGDVVVTVRFASYRVSVLGEVNRPGVFTVTDEQINILQALSLAGDLTIYGRRDVVKVLREDADGQKSITTLNLNNKSLILSPYYYLRQGDVVYVEPNKARAKGASVGAATNVWFSVTSIIIGMASLIVTISR; this is translated from the coding sequence ATGAAAAACGTAACCCTTAGGCAAAAGGCTCTACAGCTTTTACTGTTTCTTTTTTCGGCAACACTTCTTTTCTCGTGTCGATCCGGCAAAAACGTCACCTACCTTCAGGGAGTGGAAACACTCTCCCAGGCCCAGCTGCAAAAAAACGCCTCACAGTTCAGTGCCATTATAAAGCCCAATGACCTGCTCCGCATCATCGTGAGCGGAGCCGAAGATGCCGACACCTATATCCCGTTCAATCTCACCGTTGCAACTCCATCCAGTGAAGGGTCAACCTACGCCACAATTGTGTTGCAAAATTACCTGGTCGATCAACAAGGCACCATCAACTTTCCCGTGCTGGGCAGAATTCGTGTTACCGGTTCCACCACCGGCATGGTGAAACAGTTTATTACCGATAAGCTCAAATCATACTTCAAAGGCGATGTAGTGGTCACCGTTCGGTTTGCCAGTTACCGGGTCTCCGTGTTGGGCGAGGTCAACCGCCCCGGAGTGTTTACCGTGACCGATGAACAGATTAACATCCTCCAAGCCCTCTCTCTGGCAGGAGACCTCACCATCTATGGCCGGCGTGATGTGGTCAAAGTACTTCGTGAAGATGCCGACGGACAAAAAAGCATCACCACCCTCAATCTGAATAATAAAAGCCTTATATTATCCCCCTATTATTACCTCCGCCAGGGCGATGTGGTCTATGTGGAACCCAATAAAGCCCGTGCCAAAGGAGCCAGTGTGGGTGCAGCCACCAATGTGTGGTTTTCTGTAACCTCCATTATTATCGGTATGGCATCGCTCATAGTCACAATATCCCGATAG
- a CDS encoding polysaccharide biosynthesis/export family protein, whose translation MNIQKLSYLLLFSLIVLFSACQSTKNIAYLEGVESLSNAQLTQNKQQFSATIKPNDLLRIVVSGSEAVETYMPFNILTAVPNNQSAVQAQPALQDYLVDSKGTIDFPVLGKLPVIGLTADAVTKIITDKLRPYLKGDLVVTVRFANYKISVLGEVTRPGAYTVANENINVLQALSMAGDLTIYGRRDVVKILREATDGSKTITTLNLNDKNLIFSPYFYLQQGDVVYVEPNKAKAKGSDVGVATGVVISVVSVLIGVVSLIVTIAK comes from the coding sequence ATGAATATACAAAAGCTTTCTTACTTATTGCTTTTCTCCCTAATAGTGCTCTTTTCAGCCTGCCAGTCCACAAAAAATATCGCTTATCTTGAAGGCGTGGAGTCTCTATCCAATGCACAGCTCACTCAAAATAAGCAACAATTCAGTGCAACCATCAAGCCCAATGATCTTTTACGTATTGTAGTCAGCGGATCCGAAGCTGTTGAAACATATATGCCTTTTAATATTCTAACAGCGGTTCCTAATAATCAAAGTGCGGTACAAGCTCAACCTGCATTACAAGATTACCTGGTAGATAGCAAAGGCACCATTGATTTTCCGGTTTTGGGTAAATTGCCTGTTATTGGTTTAACCGCCGATGCTGTTACTAAGATAATTACCGATAAGCTAAGACCCTATTTAAAAGGCGATTTGGTAGTCACCGTCCGTTTTGCCAATTATAAAATATCCGTATTGGGCGAAGTAACGCGTCCCGGTGCTTATACAGTGGCCAATGAAAATATCAATGTGCTCCAGGCACTCTCCATGGCTGGCGACCTCACCATTTATGGCCGCCGTGATGTAGTGAAAATTCTTCGTGAGGCTACCGATGGCAGTAAAACCATTACCACGCTCAATCTTAACGATAAAAATCTAATTTTTTCACCTTATTTCTACCTTCAGCAAGGCGATGTGGTCTATGTAGAGCCCAATAAAGCAAAAGCCAAAGGTTCCGATGTAGGTGTAGCTACCGGTGTAGTCATTTCCGTTGTCTCAGTCCTTATTGGTGTTGTCTCTTTAATTGTAACAATAGCAAAATAG
- a CDS encoding lipopolysaccharide biosynthesis protein yields MIGNTSQNNKRIAKNSLLLYCRTMFTMLISLYTSRVILSTLGVDDYGVYNVVGGFVAMFSLMSSSLTSSTQRFITFELGKKNHSQTRAVFSSAVVIHCLLSIIVLIVAEGIGIWFLNSKMNIPASRIVAANWVFQCSLLTFIIDIVSIPYNAMIIAYEKMQAFAYISILEAVLKLSIVILLPFLHYDKLIIYGILMMMVAVVIRIVYGIYCNRNFSDSYFIWVKEKKYYKQMTGFAGWNFIGSSSGILTNYGVNILLNLFFGVAINAARGVATQVDGALNQFVSNFMTAINPQITKSYASGNYTYMMTLINKGACFSFYLLLFMALPVLFETQRILTLWLKVVPNYTIIFVRLSLIYTMCQSLSQTLYTAMLATGKIKRYQLVVGGLSLLTFPISYLFLWLGYSPISCYIVSISISIICLVARLYMLKPMINLSITFYLKNVVCKILIVLLASLLVPLLLEFILSYSYLKSIVLIITSTFFTALSVLYLGLNLSERKYIYSTIRNKLLRNGI; encoded by the coding sequence ATGATAGGCAATACATCGCAAAATAATAAACGTATAGCAAAAAATTCGTTACTACTTTATTGTAGAACTATGTTTACAATGCTAATAAGTCTATATACATCAAGAGTAATACTAAGTACATTAGGGGTTGATGATTATGGAGTTTACAATGTCGTTGGAGGATTTGTTGCTATGTTTTCCTTAATGAGTAGTAGCTTGACATCATCCACACAGCGTTTTATAACATTTGAGCTAGGCAAAAAGAATCATTCACAAACAAGAGCAGTTTTTTCTTCTGCTGTTGTAATTCATTGTTTACTCTCTATAATAGTTCTTATTGTGGCTGAAGGTATTGGAATTTGGTTTCTTAACTCTAAAATGAATATCCCTGCAAGTAGAATAGTAGCTGCAAATTGGGTCTTCCAATGTTCTTTACTAACATTTATAATAGATATAGTAAGTATTCCATATAATGCTATGATTATAGCATATGAAAAGATGCAGGCGTTTGCTTATATATCTATTTTAGAAGCAGTTCTAAAATTATCTATAGTCATATTATTGCCTTTTCTTCATTATGATAAATTAATAATTTATGGAATCCTTATGATGATGGTTGCTGTCGTAATAAGAATCGTATATGGTATTTATTGTAATCGAAATTTCTCGGATTCATATTTTATATGGGTTAAGGAGAAAAAGTATTATAAGCAAATGACAGGATTCGCTGGTTGGAACTTTATAGGTTCTTCCTCGGGAATTCTTACTAATTATGGTGTAAATATACTTTTGAATTTGTTTTTCGGTGTAGCTATTAATGCTGCTAGAGGAGTAGCTACTCAAGTAGATGGTGCATTAAATCAGTTTGTATCGAATTTTATGACAGCAATAAATCCACAAATAACAAAATCTTATGCTTCTGGTAATTACACTTATATGATGACTTTGATAAATAAAGGAGCTTGTTTTTCTTTTTATCTTCTTTTATTTATGGCATTACCTGTATTATTTGAAACACAAAGAATTCTTACTTTGTGGCTTAAAGTAGTCCCTAATTATACAATTATATTTGTGCGTTTATCACTTATTTACACTATGTGTCAATCTTTATCGCAAACGCTTTACACAGCTATGCTTGCGACGGGTAAAATAAAGCGATATCAATTAGTTGTAGGAGGGTTAAGCTTATTGACTTTTCCTATATCATATTTGTTTTTATGGTTGGGATATTCGCCCATTTCATGCTATATAGTCTCTATTTCTATTTCTATTATATGTTTAGTTGCTCGATTGTATATGCTAAAGCCGATGATTAATCTGTCAATTACATTTTATCTAAAGAATGTAGTATGTAAAATTCTTATTGTATTATTGGCATCTTTATTAGTTCCCTTATTATTAGAATTTATTTTATCGTATAGTTATTTAAAATCTATAGTACTTATCATAACATCTACTTTTTTTACAGCGTTATCTGTTTTATATTTAGGATTAAACTTATCGGAAAGAAAATATATTTATTCTACTATACGAAATAAACTTTTAAGAAATGGAATTTAA
- a CDS encoding MFS transporter — MSTFQNVNEKMTRYRWVICSLLFFATTINYMDRNVIAFLKEFFCSPVANGGFGWSNSEFSYVTAFFTAAYATLTVFSGIIIDKIGSKLGLALSLIIWSVCGIGNAFVGKTITFHIIIRSMFGLGEAGNFPASIKTVTEWFPKRERSLATGIFNSGSNVGAMISALFVPWCLIHFGDEMGWKMAFILTGGIGFIWLAFWFSLFKPQKKLLENGTISQSEYDYIHADDAELTPEQIENEKNGIKEKISWGKMLRYPQTWSFFMGKFMTDGIWWFLLFWLPDYLKKQFHMTTQEVMWPTFIVFGIAIIGSVFGGSIPMFFMNKGMNSYKARMTAMFLIALCPITLLLTQYFGNVEHFGKAAMYMATGIICLAGASHQAWSANLFTTVSDMFPKKAIASVTGIGGLAGGIGGVLVQLLAGFITDLYAATPTVAYGIMFGVCAFAYLIAWVIMKSLVPQYRIITDL, encoded by the coding sequence ATGAGTACATTCCAGAATGTGAATGAAAAGATGACTCGCTACAGGTGGGTTATTTGTTCCTTACTATTCTTTGCTACGACCATTAATTACATGGATCGTAACGTAATTGCTTTTTTAAAAGAATTTTTCTGCTCGCCGGTGGCTAATGGCGGATTTGGGTGGAGTAACTCGGAATTCTCCTACGTAACAGCGTTCTTTACTGCTGCTTATGCAACTCTTACTGTTTTCTCCGGCATCATTATTGATAAGATTGGATCAAAATTAGGTTTGGCTCTTTCACTTATTATCTGGTCTGTTTGTGGAATAGGAAATGCTTTTGTAGGAAAGACAATTACATTCCACATCATTATAAGAAGTATGTTTGGTTTGGGTGAAGCCGGTAACTTCCCTGCATCTATCAAAACTGTAACTGAATGGTTCCCTAAGCGTGAACGCTCACTGGCTACTGGTATATTTAACAGTGGTTCAAATGTGGGTGCAATGATTTCGGCTTTGTTTGTGCCTTGGTGTCTTATTCACTTTGGTGACGAAATGGGATGGAAAATGGCATTTATCCTGACCGGTGGTATCGGCTTTATTTGGTTGGCATTCTGGTTCTCATTATTCAAACCACAAAAGAAACTGTTGGAAAACGGCACGATAAGCCAAAGCGAATATGACTATATTCACGCTGACGATGCAGAGCTTACTCCTGAACAGATTGAAAACGAGAAGAATGGCATTAAGGAAAAGATTTCATGGGGTAAAATGTTGAGATACCCACAAACATGGTCTTTCTTTATGGGTAAGTTTATGACTGACGGTATATGGTGGTTCCTTTTGTTCTGGTTGCCCGACTACCTGAAAAAACAATTCCACATGACTACTCAAGAGGTAATGTGGCCTACATTTATTGTATTCGGTATTGCTATCATTGGTAGTGTATTTGGTGGTAGTATTCCTATGTTCTTTATGAATAAGGGTATGAACTCATACAAAGCAAGAATGACAGCTATGTTCCTGATTGCTCTTTGCCCTATCACACTGTTGCTTACTCAGTATTTTGGTAATGTGGAACATTTTGGTAAAGCAGCTATGTATATGGCTACAGGTATTATCTGCCTGGCAGGTGCTTCTCACCAGGCTTGGTCGGCCAACTTGTTCACAACTGTATCTGACATGTTCCCTAAGAAAGCGATTGCTTCTGTAACAGGTATCGGTGGTTTGGCCGGTGGTATTGGTGGTGTATTGGTTCAGCTTCTTGCCGGATTTATCACTGACTTATATGCTGCGACTCCTACTGTGGCTTACGGAATTATGTTCGGTGTGTGTGCTTTTGCATACCTTATTGCTTGGGTAATAATGAAATCACTTGTTCCTCAATATAGGATTATTACTGATCTATAG
- a CDS encoding beta-galactosidase, which translates to MRKQLSALLITLMLMSGAAVAQTAKHSFAIKDGNFLYDGKPVEIHSGEMHFARVPAPYWRHRLQMMKAMGLNAVATYVFWNYHETAPGVWDFKSENRNIREFIKTAGEEGLMVILRPGPYACAEWEFGGYPWWLQKTNGLVIRTDNKLFLDSCKVYISNLANQVRDLQITKGGPVIMVQAENEFGSYVSQRPDIPVETHKKYSAAIRKQLIDAGFDIPMFTSDGSWLFKGGAIEGALPTANGEDNVKNLKKVVDEFNGGKGPYMVAEFYPGWLDHWGEPFQKISADKVVKQTKKYLDGGVSFNLYMVHGGTNFGFTAGANNSTNKNIQPDITSYDYDAPISEAGWATPKYMGIRDLMKQYVKYDVPAIPNQIPVIEIPDIQLQKSVNLMDMVSKMEPVENDTVMTFEDLNQGHGYVLYRRHFNQPIKGEMKVTGIRDYAIVYVNGKKIGELNRVFEKDSMDVDIPFNGTLDILVENMGRINYGAKITENLKGIISPVMINGNEITGSWEMFKLPMDKMPDLAEFTTSYKAGQPVIYEGEFKVKSVGDTFLDMQQWGKGIVFINGFNIGRYWKVGPQQTLYVPGCLLKKGSNKIVVFEQLNDVKQVSLSGVKVPVLDKVVLSK; encoded by the coding sequence ATGAGAAAACAACTATCGGCTTTACTTATTACACTGATGCTTATGAGCGGAGCTGCTGTAGCACAAACAGCGAAACACTCTTTTGCCATAAAGGACGGAAACTTTTTGTACGACGGCAAGCCTGTTGAGATTCACTCCGGCGAAATGCACTTTGCGCGTGTGCCGGCTCCTTACTGGCGCCACAGGCTGCAGATGATGAAGGCCATGGGACTGAACGCGGTGGCCACGTATGTATTTTGGAACTATCACGAAACGGCTCCGGGGGTATGGGATTTTAAATCTGAGAACCGCAACATACGCGAGTTTATTAAGACTGCAGGTGAAGAGGGGTTGATGGTGATTCTGCGACCGGGTCCGTATGCCTGTGCAGAATGGGAATTTGGGGGTTATCCCTGGTGGCTGCAAAAGACCAACGGACTGGTGATACGCACTGACAACAAGTTGTTCCTTGATTCATGCAAGGTGTACATAAGTAACCTGGCCAATCAGGTACGTGACCTGCAGATTACCAAGGGGGGCCCGGTAATAATGGTTCAGGCGGAGAATGAGTTTGGTTCTTACGTGTCTCAGCGTCCGGACATTCCTGTGGAAACTCATAAAAAGTACAGTGCTGCCATCCGTAAGCAACTGATTGACGCGGGATTTGATATTCCCATGTTTACATCAGACGGTAGCTGGCTGTTCAAGGGTGGTGCCATTGAGGGTGCTCTGCCTACTGCAAACGGCGAGGATAACGTGAAAAACCTGAAGAAGGTGGTGGATGAGTTCAACGGCGGAAAGGGTCCGTACATGGTGGCGGAGTTCTATCCCGGATGGCTGGACCACTGGGGGGAACCTTTCCAGAAGATATCTGCAGACAAAGTGGTGAAGCAAACAAAGAAGTACCTGGATGGTGGTGTGAGCTTTAACTTATACATGGTGCACGGTGGCACAAACTTTGGTTTTACAGCGGGTGCCAACAACAGCACGAACAAAAATATTCAGCCGGACATAACGAGCTACGACTACGATGCTCCTATCAGCGAAGCGGGATGGGCTACTCCTAAATACATGGGCATACGTGACTTGATGAAGCAGTACGTGAAGTATGATGTGCCGGCTATTCCTAACCAGATTCCTGTGATTGAGATTCCAGACATACAGTTACAGAAGAGTGTGAACCTGATGGACATGGTAAGCAAAATGGAACCGGTGGAAAACGACACGGTGATGACTTTTGAGGATTTGAACCAGGGACATGGCTATGTGCTATATCGCAGACATTTTAATCAGCCAATAAAGGGTGAAATGAAAGTGACCGGCATACGTGATTATGCTATCGTTTATGTGAACGGCAAAAAGATTGGTGAACTGAACCGTGTATTTGAGAAGGACAGCATGGATGTGGATATTCCTTTTAACGGCACACTGGATATTCTGGTAGAAAACATGGGTCGCATAAACTACGGAGCTAAGATTACCGAGAATCTGAAGGGTATCATCTCTCCGGTGATGATAAATGGTAATGAGATTACCGGCAGCTGGGAAATGTTTAAACTCCCCATGGACAAAATGCCCGATCTGGCTGAGTTCACTACCAGTTACAAAGCCGGTCAGCCTGTAATTTATGAAGGTGAGTTTAAGGTAAAATCTGTGGGCGACACGTTCCTTGACATGCAACAATGGGGCAAAGGTATTGTCTTTATCAACGGTTTCAACATTGGTCGCTACTGGAAGGTGGGTCCGCAACAGACGCTCTATGTACCGGGCTGCCTTTTGAAAAAAGGTTCAAACAAAATTGTTGTTTTTGAACAGTTGAATGATGTTAAGCAGGTTTCTCTTTCAGGAGTAAAGGTTCCTGTTCTTGACAAGGTTGTTCTTAGCAAATAG
- a CDS encoding ATP-binding protein, with protein sequence MGDFICYYWEIVYLCDYINDNEMITQEQIAGVIDSQWNVFLRKDTGLRRDALNRLPIIETYATIVTGIRRCGKSTLLLQLLKERFGSAIYLNFEDTRLAGFEISDFARLGNEIIKRKINVLFFDEIQIVSGWEMFIHQKLNEGYQIFITGSNASLLSKELGTHLTGRHISCELFPFSYNEFISFKKLENNSDSLNDYLAHGGIPEYVKNGMGVILNNLMDDILIRDIAIRHSIRDVNSLRQLAVYLISNIGNLVSANKLEGMYGIKSSSTILEYFSYLKDSYLLEFIPQFNYSLKAQARNPKKIYAMDLGLFTENSTAFTDNAGHKLENAVFLYLRSKYPDIYYFKDKGECDFIAMNKGKVQDVIQVCYKIEDTNFEREYNGLVEAMRYFNINEGTIVTFNQKDIFEDNELKINMIPATEFLQ encoded by the coding sequence ATGGGAGATTTTATTTGTTACTATTGGGAAATAGTATATCTTTGTGATTATATAAATGACAATGAGATGATTACACAGGAACAAATAGCAGGAGTTATAGATTCTCAATGGAATGTATTTCTGAGAAAAGATACTGGATTGAGACGTGATGCTCTGAACAGATTACCGATTATAGAAACATACGCAACAATTGTAACCGGTATTAGGAGATGTGGAAAAAGTACTCTTTTACTGCAGCTATTAAAAGAAAGATTTGGCAGTGCTATTTATCTTAATTTTGAAGATACCCGTTTGGCCGGTTTTGAGATATCGGACTTTGCACGGCTTGGAAATGAAATTATTAAAAGAAAAATAAACGTTCTGTTTTTTGACGAGATACAAATAGTGAGTGGATGGGAAATGTTTATCCACCAGAAACTTAATGAAGGATATCAGATATTTATTACCGGATCGAATGCATCTCTTCTCAGTAAAGAGCTGGGAACGCATCTCACCGGCAGACATATTTCTTGCGAGTTATTTCCTTTCTCGTATAATGAGTTTATATCATTTAAGAAGCTTGAAAATAATTCGGATTCACTTAATGATTATCTGGCACATGGAGGAATTCCTGAGTATGTAAAAAATGGAATGGGCGTGATACTTAATAATTTGATGGATGATATTTTGATTCGTGACATAGCAATCCGTCATTCCATACGCGATGTAAATTCTCTGCGTCAATTGGCAGTATATCTGATATCTAACATAGGCAACCTTGTTTCTGCCAATAAACTGGAAGGGATGTATGGAATAAAATCAAGCAGCACTATTCTTGAGTATTTTTCGTACCTGAAAGATTCCTATTTACTTGAGTTTATCCCTCAATTCAATTACTCATTAAAAGCACAAGCCAGAAATCCCAAAAAGATTTATGCCATGGATTTGGGATTATTCACTGAAAATTCAACAGCATTTACCGACAACGCCGGACATAAACTTGAAAATGCTGTATTTCTTTATCTAAGAAGTAAATATCCTGACATCTATTATTTTAAGGATAAAGGAGAATGTGATTTTATTGCAATGAATAAAGGTAAAGTTCAGGATGTGATACAAGTGTGCTATAAGATTGAAGATACTAATTTTGAACGTGAATACAACGGACTTGTTGAAGCTATGAGATATTTTAATATAAACGAAGGAACAATAGTAACATTCAATCAAAAAGATATTTTCGAAGATAATGAGCTAAAAATAAACATGATACCAGCAACAGAATTCCTACAATAA